In Glycine max cultivar Williams 82 chromosome 4, Glycine_max_v4.0, whole genome shotgun sequence, the genomic stretch AGCAAGGACATGATGCGTAGAGGTTTCCAATGTGTGGGACCAACAGTAGTTTATTCGTTCATGCAAGTAGCAGGCCTCGTTAATGACCACCTATTAACATGCTTCAAGCACCACAAATGCAAAGTGACAACCAAAAACGAATTTAAAACTGAGGTTAAGGAGAACAATGAAACTTCGGAGATGACAATAAACAATGACCGAAGGTCGTTTAATTGAAGATGTTCCACGACGCAGGGTCGATTGTcatctttttcttattattgtATTGTTATgctataattttattctttcttaATCTGTTTGTATGCCACCTAACCTAACCGGAAAATGATAGGCTTCATCTTGTTATTGGTGTTTCCACGTGAAGGTGCATGTTTCTTTTAATACCCTTAGCTAATAAGTTGCATGTTCTAATCTGTTTCGGTGTTCTGTAATAAATTTCCAACGTAGTCTTGCCACCCTGTACAATTGATGATGCATTGCTTCTATGCCCCACGGTATATCATGTTCTTCAAGATTTTTGGAAGACTGTTATCGTAAGCTCATAATCTATTTGTTAAAAGCACCATCCTGAAGGGGTCTTTTTGCATTGGTGCCCCCGTCCTTGCGTTGCTCATCATGGCTTTCCTCCGGCAATTTTCTAGCTTCTCTGCACTCACTTCACAGACCGATATCATGattggaaataaattattttgagaaaatatatcttttttttcaaaaaaattcacaaaaaacttttaattgagAATTTTTTAATCTCCGAAATACTAGTAAGTACGAAATCCAGGAGGTGGTTAATGGTTACCTGTCTCAgttctatttaaaattttatttagaagATGGGCTTTCTGATAGACTAAAATCATGTTAGAATCCAATCCATCAAACAAGACAGGATCCGTTTGCATTATTTTGCTAAACATAGATTTCTGAACATTTAATTGGTCTAGTAACTAGTAAGAAATGGTACACGCGTAACTGTATCTCTGTTGGCCATTTATATACACCAGGTTCTCTTCCCCGCTTTTGGATAGAAAGGAAAGTGGGAGAAGAAAAACATCGAAGAAAACAGAgttattatttatctaaaaaaacacaGTTGATGAAAggaagtaaaaacaaaaaataacaattcttattctatttgtttatatgtttaaaatcctttaaaataatatgttaaaaagagTGAATAAAAGAAGAGTTTTGGTTTTGGACATAACTGTAAACATAAAATGCCCATGACATCTGATACTTCCCGATTCCAATAACAAGTTTGAGGTGGTTACATACGAGCTGCTACTTGCGGCAAGAGAGCTGGACCATTTACTATAACAGTTACTTGAATTTCGACATCCCAAATCGAGTCAACAATTGTGTTTTGTGGGGTCTCAGACATAAGCCTAAGCAGGCGTCTTCCCACTTCCAAGTGTGAGTTCCAAATCATCCAATCCCACTTCATGAATCCTCTCCCCAACCCAAGGCTTCACCTGCATCGCAAATTCGGGCTCCGAAATTCTCATCTCTTGGATTCCATTACCAGGGAGATTGAGGTTGTGCTTGTGCTGCTGACTCACAACAGGTTTGATAAAATTCATGGTGGGAGAGATAGGCACAGGAGAAACAGAAGGGGCAAATGCTTGGAAGTTCAGCCACTGACCAGACTCAACAGTGGAGGTATCAGACTCATCACACTCCGGAATAGTGGGTGGGGCATAAAGGTGGCGGTGTGTGGGGCTAGCCGGTGCTGAAGCCGCAAAGAAAGGATGGTGGCTGTGGTTGAAGGATGATGCCATGGAGGCTTTGGCAATGGAATCCCATGTGGGAATTGGTTTGGGGTTTCTGGAAGTTGGCGAGGACAGGGGTGGGGTCACAGGGGCGCTGTTTGATATCCTTAAAGGAGGGACAGACGCAGGAAACGCATGCCGAATATATGGAATCAGGTTTGAAGGGTTGTTTGCATCCAAACGAGAAGGGCTCGGGAAAGAGGAGGAGGAAGGGCTCACTTGATATGAAGGAATTGGACTCGGAAATGACGACGAAAGAGGACTTGGATTTTGTGATGAGAAAGGAGTGTTTCTGGTGGAGGTGCCTACACCATCACCTGGATATGGTGCCCTGcatccctatatatatatatattccacaAACAATCATCATACCCCAAACCAAATCATCAGCACATTTCTTGGTTACAAAACCAAATCAGTAGATACATAAAGTATATCATACTCTAGAGTCTAGACATGCCAATTTTGCTCAATTACACTAAGTTTTGCAAAATTGAGTAcggatgaaattaattttagttataatcGATTTTGGATTAATGTAGTTTTATGTTTGgacttttttattctaaaaatagtAAAGTttggtatataattttttatgcaatgaAAAACAACTGTCAAATATTGCTTGAAGTCAGAATCAATTCTTCAGTATGTGAAACACAACACTGAACacctaaaaattaacttaaaatcaAGTTAATTCATATATCAACGTGATCCTGAATAATTTAAGTGTGAATCCAAACACACACAGGTGTTACCTAATTGGGCTAAAGAACAACACGTtcttcttctccctctttcACAGACACGAGACGGCGAATAAATAAGAAACGAAGTAATTAATGAGGCATTAGGCAATTATAGCAAGATTTGAATCGAACAGTGGATAATAGATGCAAATCGGGAAAACGAGATCTCCATGAGCATTgacgaaggaagaagaagagtacCTTGCGATAGGTGGTGCCGTCTTCTTCGACGGCCCAACCAGCTTCAGCGCAGAGAGCCTTCAAGACTTCGTTGTTGTCGCAGTGTTTGGGCAAATTGTAGTTCCCTTGCGCCCTAAGACCGGAGTATATCTTCGCCGAAATGGCtctccttcttctctctctcctccggttgttctccctctccctccaagACGGCTTCCTCCGGTTAGTCGCCGCCGACGTTGCTCCGTCCGAAGTCATTCTCACTTCCGCCACGGCGACACCACCGCCACTCTCTACACCGCGTCGCACCTGATTTAAAATCCACACACGCTAGTAACGAACCTCACGAGTCACGAGGAATGTGCTGCTGCTCCTACttctacttctttctttttcttctccttgtcTTCTCTTCCTGTTTATGTTTAACAACAGATCAAGCTAGTTTGAGGGTTATTATAGCGTGCGCGAACCCTCACGCAATCTCCTGAGGGTGATGCGTGATCAGCACCGTTAAAGGATGAACGGGCGTGATTGGAGGCCTTGCATAACATGTGCACTGCCTTCTGATCACCTAATTATTAGTGGGGGTGGGACCCACTTACCGGCTCAGCTCGGCTCGGCTAAAAACTGATTTGAGGCGTCTTGCAAAGTGGGATGATGGCATGATGCATGCAGCTTCGAAATTCGATGGGGGAATATGCCAAAACGCTTTTTTGCCTTTGCCTTTTGTTTGTTTgggccttttttctttttccagttTCTGTTTAACGGGTCAAACATTTAACACTGGAAGCTCCAAAATGAATACAAACATACACATAAATAATGGTAAACAGGTCTCACATTCTATTAATTTCAGGCTACATGGCCATTATGGTGTGAAGACCCGACCCGGGTTCTGCGTGAAGGAGTTTGGCACAGGCATGATTATAACGATGTGATACTTGTCCCCCAAAGCCACAAAACCATTGtcctgtttttgtttgtttgcttcTTGTTTTACTTGcgtaatttattcattttactttacattgtctatttttatcatacaaataaataaaatgacgaCTCAAAATTGGATAATGCATAATGTTAGATgtcttttaagaattttataatttttaattaattaattactgtgagttacttattatatttatcatttatattaattatttatatttatgggtTCAATAAAAATGATCTAATTTGGTAAGTCTATTGgactattataaaaaattaatatggacTTGATAAGCAAAAATCAATTTGACCCATTAGAGAATAATATGAAATCTAATAGGTTAAAACCTAAAGCAAAGTTATGATTCCCAATACACCAAATCAGATCATATAATCTAAGgtctcaaaagaaaaatagtaatttggttgaggaagaacACAAAATTAACAGTTCCTCAAACTTATCAATTCTGCTGCTTATTATAGATTCAGGTATTTTTCACAACccctcttgataatctaaccTAATGTGTTTCAgttgattattgattttttattaagatCCCTAAAATGtcaaacaagtggtatcagagccaccattattgttaaattattgTGAATTAAAGTTATTTGCCTTGTgttatatttgtattattttgttacatgaatcctaattttattttgggattttatctttgcaattataattatgattgtaagtttggaatttttttttctttttgattacAATATAATAATCATCGTATGCGCTTTCATGTTTTACGTTTGGATTCcttgaaaaagtttttttctcgcttcataatagtcatccatttttgtttattgttcacgtgtttgttttcttgttgGTTTTGTTTCCTTATGCACATCATGAATCCATGCCATGACATGACATGCAAGTGATACATAatctttgattttattatattatcataaGAAAACCCTTCTTGTGTATCGTTAAATGCAATTTGgcttttgcattttatttttgttttccttgtttttatttgtgaaaTATGTGTATTAATTGGTGATTCCCATTATGTTTTGGTGTAAATCCAAAAATTACACACCctcaaaattattcattttttttatgtctgGTAATTTTGATTGAGTTGATTGAAACAATATATTGTCAAAACAATTTCTATTgcgtaaattaatttaattaaaattgcataGATATTAGTATAACATTATTTATGCAAATTATAAAGTATTTTCATGTGAATTATAGTCAatctaaagaaaaattatgatttaacataatttattatcaatatttaataattgcGTTGAGAGTATCAACTACAACTCTATCCAAAGATTATAAATTAATGGTATGTTGGATATCTTGTTATAGATTTGTTATGTGAACTACTTTGCAcatgtcttgttatatatatataaatctcacatgtagaaaaatatttttaatattttttgtaaaaatctcACCTGTAGAAAAATATCCATCTTTTAGAAGACTATTATTTCATATGAATTCGTCTCTGATATAGATtatttgatataatatttttttccataaatattaattattaatttattaattatttttgtaaaaaatttaaacgcatgatattttttttttctttttctttcttcaaccATGAAGTAAATTTTATACATCTAATAtgtctattaattttttaaacaagtaaCATGTAAATTGTTGCCTTTGATGCAATGTATCAATATAAGGCAAAATAAATTTCGAAAAACAGCCAATGActtgtttttatgtctttttttataaaaacatctTTGTACCAATTAATATTttggtttttgtaaataaacttTTGTATTTAATGTGAAAGTGGTTTGCGGCTCTAAGAAAAGTGAACTTGATTTTGCAACATCTCTCAAAACAAAGACAGAATGATTGgattatgaataaaatatgcaaagttAAATAAGTAATGTTGTTTTTACGCAAGCGTTTCAATTTACAACacttttgataatttatttttactaattatattttcaGTTCCTGTATTTTAGTCCTCTGATTTTTACTATCATATTTAGTTTCTATAAgattttaattgttcaaatttaTTAGATGAAATTTTGGGGTgagggaattttttttctaaacattttttttagactTTTATAAATAACATCCATGTATAGGTATTATGttatcttatttatattttcaaattgatCTAGTTTCTTTTCGTAAATATTTAAgtacaatttaataatttagtatttagattttatctttttttaatagtatttaTGTGACACTATTATCCCGGAGAAACATAGATAATGGTGGCAACCCAACTACAGAGAATCATAGCGGAGTCCTAAGATGAATGATGAGCATCTACAATAACAACACATTTTAcatgtatgaaaaatatttttaatttgtttattatattaatataataaaatagataaaaagataagaGTGAGAGGCACGATAAGATGGTTGATACTTTTTCATCATTGTGTTAACCTAAATGATTAATATATGATAATCAAGATTTTAGAATGTGCAAtggatattattaatatttatttatataactaaaatttataataaataaatattttttaagtatataagttatattttaagtttatcaaaaataatttgttataaaatataagattatttctatctattaatattttttttaaaatattattattaaataaaaatctttaaaatactCACATTGAATAATACTActaattcttataaatatacacatttaagatagttattttgatttatataaCAGAGAATTATATAAGTAAGACATTTTAGTTACAggataagaaaaatgaataggacatttaaaaaattaaaaaattatggcaATTAATGTAAAagttaattatacaaatatacttaataaacatatatacatatataaaacacacataataaattgtaaatttattaaatgtattattcttttaattttctaacaaaaattttgATTGTGCACTCAtgctttaaaaatatattgccCGCTTTAAAATTGGTAtgtatttagattttatta encodes the following:
- the BES1-4 gene encoding protein BRASSINAZOLE-RESISTANT 1-like, producing the protein MTSDGATSAATNRRKPSWRERENNRRRERRRRAISAKIYSGLRAQGNYNLPKHCDNNEVLKALCAEAGWAVEEDGTTYRKGCRAPYPGDGVGTSTRNTPFSSQNPSPLSSSFPSPIPSYQVSPSSSSFPSPSRLDANNPSNLIPYIRHAFPASVPPLRISNSAPVTPPLSSPTSRNPKPIPTWDSIAKASMASSFNHSHHPFFAASAPASPTHRHLYAPPTIPECDESDTSTVESGQWLNFQAFAPSVSPVPISPTMNFIKPVVSQQHKHNLNLPGNGIQEMRISEPEFAMQVKPWVGERIHEVGLDDLELTLGSGKTPA